The following are encoded together in the Paludisphaera mucosa genome:
- a CDS encoding mechanosensitive ion channel family protein, translating to MLALRSLLMGVLWASAWPLYLAAAAQVARLGPWPKSTSVLAATILNAAAIGLFARGLGSWFFKPGGWCERYLDTPPSVTRQFRGAGRLLVVAATALLVPIHIFANGEVAHQGTVVTAPALSRFLFLAFELIVVASLAYHLRPGSALMSWINPDCPTDLAEAGSDAAGAAPTPSNGTTVVATPRAFGAMGQAWVTWSCRRARAIARLIVAFGVLVVVLDFRGYSFAAGRLAVGGVETLVVFAIAWATHRVLTRLIAWRLRADVRTNRLWASAASYLTARAKGARAAGAAPGERPAEAPDLMLNASRASTVAVVLLALGMLGWIWGIDPALLDFLAKQHVWSDAEGRSVVIGDLATSLAAVVTGGVAWRYMAALFAFTLFRKMPDDPGVRFAVVTLCRYAILAATLLVALESVHLKLAQISFILAALGVGLGFGLQEVVSNFICGLILLLERPIRIGDVVSVGGTTGKVDRINTRSTTIINGDNQCMIVPNRELITGKLVNWTHKDKIMRVGVRVVVAHDSDVEDVTDLLLTIAKNDFDVLSKPAPSALLEDLAESGMVFGLSVYVADPGLMGGAKHRICKAIRERFAQSKIALAGPPREVTVAGGPDELVRLISGRRHRGDGAGPAGQPHRAEARAGVDD from the coding sequence ATGCTGGCTCTGCGATCCTTGCTGATGGGCGTGCTCTGGGCGTCGGCCTGGCCCCTGTACCTGGCGGCCGCCGCCCAGGTCGCGCGGCTCGGCCCCTGGCCGAAGTCGACGAGCGTCCTGGCCGCGACGATCCTCAACGCGGCGGCCATCGGCCTGTTCGCGCGGGGGCTGGGGAGCTGGTTCTTCAAGCCCGGCGGCTGGTGCGAGCGCTACCTCGACACGCCCCCCAGCGTGACCCGGCAGTTCCGCGGCGCGGGCCGGCTCCTGGTCGTCGCGGCGACGGCCCTGCTGGTCCCGATCCACATCTTCGCCAACGGCGAGGTCGCGCACCAGGGGACCGTCGTGACGGCCCCGGCGCTCTCGCGGTTCCTGTTCCTGGCCTTCGAGCTGATCGTGGTGGCCTCGCTGGCCTACCACCTGCGGCCCGGCTCGGCGCTCATGAGCTGGATCAACCCCGACTGCCCGACCGATCTCGCCGAGGCCGGATCGGACGCGGCGGGGGCGGCCCCGACGCCTTCGAACGGGACGACGGTCGTGGCGACGCCGCGGGCGTTCGGGGCGATGGGCCAGGCGTGGGTGACGTGGAGCTGCCGCCGCGCCCGGGCGATCGCCCGGCTGATCGTGGCCTTCGGGGTCCTGGTCGTGGTGCTCGACTTCCGGGGCTACAGCTTCGCGGCCGGCCGGCTGGCGGTCGGCGGGGTCGAGACCCTGGTCGTCTTCGCGATCGCCTGGGCGACCCACCGCGTGCTGACCCGGCTGATCGCCTGGCGGCTCCGGGCCGACGTCCGGACCAACCGCCTCTGGGCCTCGGCCGCGTCCTACCTGACCGCCCGGGCGAAGGGCGCCCGCGCCGCCGGGGCCGCCCCGGGCGAGCGGCCGGCCGAGGCCCCGGACCTCATGCTCAACGCCTCGCGGGCCTCGACGGTCGCGGTCGTCCTGCTGGCCCTGGGGATGCTGGGCTGGATCTGGGGCATCGACCCCGCCCTGCTCGACTTCCTCGCCAAGCAGCACGTCTGGTCGGACGCCGAGGGCCGGTCGGTCGTCATCGGCGACCTCGCCACGTCGCTGGCCGCGGTCGTCACCGGCGGCGTCGCCTGGCGGTACATGGCCGCCCTCTTCGCCTTCACCCTCTTCCGCAAGATGCCCGACGACCCGGGCGTCCGCTTCGCCGTCGTCACGCTCTGCCGCTACGCCATCCTCGCCGCCACCCTGCTCGTCGCCCTGGAGTCGGTCCACCTGAAGCTCGCGCAGATCAGCTTCATCCTGGCGGCGCTCGGCGTCGGCCTCGGCTTCGGCCTGCAAGAGGTCGTCTCCAACTTCATCTGCGGCCTGATCCTGCTGCTGGAGCGGCCGATCCGCATCGGCGACGTCGTCTCGGTCGGCGGGACCACCGGAAAGGTCGACCGGATCAACACCCGGTCCACCACGATCATCAACGGCGACAACCAGTGCATGATCGTCCCCAACCGCGAGCTGATCACCGGCAAGCTCGTCAACTGGACGCATAAAGACAAGATCATGCGCGTCGGCGTCCGGGTCGTCGTCGCCCACGACTCCGACGTCGAGGACGTGACCGATCTGCTGCTGACGATCGCCAAGAACGACTTCGACGTGCTCTCCAAGCCGGCCCCCTCGGCGCTGCTGGAGGACCTGGCCGAGTCGGGCATGGTCTTCGGGCTGTCCGTCTACGTCGCCGACCCCGGCCTGATGGGGGGCGCCAAGCACCGGATCTGCAAGGCGATCCGCGAGCGCTTCGCCCAGAGCAAGATCGCCCTGGCGGGCCCCCCGCGCGAGGTCACGGTCGCCGGCGGCCCCGACGAGCTGGTCCGGCTCATCAGCGGCCGCCGCCACCGCGGCGACGGAGCCGGCCCCGCCGGCCAGCCGCACCGCGCCGAGGCCCGCGCCGGCGTCGACGACTGA
- a CDS encoding ComEA family DNA-binding protein, which yields MPTFTEHASTTAEPRPGPWSAAGRALLTASALAAGLAMLAVAPARHARPARAPVLVVDVNAVPVEVLSALPSVGPALAREIVERRAEAPFLSLSDLARRARGVGPVTLARLARHLRAGDEVAARLREATPGR from the coding sequence ATGCCGACCTTTACGGAACACGCGTCCACGACGGCGGAGCCGCGGCCGGGACCCTGGTCGGCGGCGGGCCGAGCCTTGCTGACGGCCTCGGCGCTCGCCGCGGGCCTGGCGATGCTGGCCGTCGCCCCCGCGCGCCACGCCCGGCCGGCCCGCGCGCCGGTGCTCGTCGTGGACGTCAACGCGGTGCCGGTCGAGGTCCTCTCGGCGCTCCCCAGCGTCGGCCCGGCCCTGGCCCGCGAGATCGTCGAGCGGCGGGCCGAGGCCCCGTTCCTCAGCCTGTCCGACCTCGCCCGTCGCGCCCGGGGCGTCGGCCCCGTCACCCTCGCCCGGCTCGCCCGCCACCTCCGCGCCGGCGACGAGGTCGCCGCCCGCCTCCGCGAGGCGACCCCGGGCCGCTGA
- a CDS encoding tetratricopeptide repeat protein, translating into MDDVPHPTVRRRDRPPTPGARRLGLAVALLTGGIAAASPGTWAGPDDSSRQRQSVGATGMWGPHSGPLLTEYYEAFLRDRDLARFREQVAARYSEETLCRVLGASPQVAARRGAVLALGVMGTFDGCNTLLGRALRDDDPVVRTMAERALWVVWFRADAPENNQALEEVRTLAAAERLDEAVDRASRLVARAPRFAEAYNQRAIAYFKLGRFAESAEDCIRTLTLNPYHIGALGGLAQCQLELDQPREALKTLRRGLKLQPHSEALTENVRRLEARLESDGPR; encoded by the coding sequence ATGGACGACGTCCCGCACCCGACGGTCCGCCGTCGCGATCGCCCGCCGACGCCCGGCGCGCGTCGGCTCGGCCTCGCGGTCGCGTTGTTGACGGGGGGGATCGCCGCGGCGTCGCCGGGGACGTGGGCGGGGCCGGACGATTCGTCGCGACAACGTCAATCGGTGGGAGCCACCGGCATGTGGGGTCCTCATTCCGGGCCGTTATTGACCGAGTACTACGAGGCCTTCCTGCGCGATCGCGACCTCGCCCGGTTCCGAGAGCAGGTCGCGGCCCGCTATTCGGAGGAGACGCTCTGCCGGGTGCTGGGCGCGTCGCCCCAGGTCGCGGCCCGCCGCGGGGCCGTGCTCGCCCTCGGGGTGATGGGCACCTTCGACGGCTGCAACACCCTGCTCGGAAGGGCCTTGCGCGACGACGACCCCGTCGTCCGGACGATGGCCGAACGCGCCCTGTGGGTCGTCTGGTTCCGGGCCGACGCGCCCGAGAACAATCAGGCCCTCGAAGAGGTGCGCACCCTGGCCGCCGCCGAGCGGCTCGACGAGGCCGTCGACCGCGCCTCGCGGCTGGTCGCCCGCGCCCCCCGTTTCGCCGAGGCTTACAACCAGCGAGCCATCGCCTACTTCAAGCTCGGCCGGTTCGCCGAGAGCGCCGAGGACTGCATCCGGACCCTGACGCTCAACCCCTACCACATCGGCGCCCTGGGCGGCCTGGCCCAGTGTCAGCTCGAACTCGACCAGCCCCGCGAGGCCCTGAAGACCCTACGTCGCGGCCTCAAGCTCCAGCCCCACAGCGAGGCCCTCACCGAGAACGTCCGCCGGCTCGAAGCCCGCCTGGAGTCCGACGGCCCCCGCTGA
- a CDS encoding cobyrinic acid a,c-diamide synthase: MTTPVPRIALATSTSGPDPSIAGLALIAGLTARRWRVQHFRTRACPTATEVVAHATGMPGRHLDTWLMPPDVCRTLLAEGVRTADLGVVEGRLDSPGVLCEAGLEPAPGDLGPLVHILDLPVVSVVPAAGFRDGTFHLPDLPRDAAAVILDGLESPDDLDRLRRLIRLTSGLPVVGAVDLLPGARREIEAAPPGAFPREAVDALAASFLRHADLKAIETLATSRSYPEYVERPGRRRPVGSSGFRVAYARDAAFGCYFPDTFEALAALGAQLVEFSPLNDGALPDGVDLVMIGCGLADVYAGQLASNVSMLASLRQHVCRGQRIYTEGGGSAYLGRSIIVDGERIPGAGILPVEAERAAVPRPPEPVVRTLSRDSWLGPRGSKVRGYRSGRWNLKFSPTPFECPSCYGRLSGDGDFYFRHHAVGSFVHLHLAALPEVVSAFAGPHHPSLRRPTTIALPDETREDEAGPDA; encoded by the coding sequence ATGACGACGCCCGTCCCCCGCATCGCCCTGGCGACGTCCACCTCGGGCCCCGACCCGTCGATCGCCGGCCTGGCCCTCATCGCCGGCCTCACGGCCCGGCGGTGGCGCGTCCAGCACTTCCGCACCCGGGCCTGCCCGACCGCCACCGAGGTCGTCGCCCACGCGACCGGGATGCCGGGCCGCCACCTCGACACCTGGCTGATGCCGCCCGACGTCTGCCGGACGCTGCTCGCCGAGGGCGTCCGCACCGCCGACCTCGGCGTGGTCGAGGGCCGCCTCGACTCGCCCGGCGTCCTCTGCGAGGCCGGCCTGGAGCCGGCGCCCGGCGACCTCGGCCCCCTGGTCCACATCCTGGACCTGCCGGTCGTCTCCGTCGTGCCGGCCGCCGGCTTCCGCGACGGCACGTTCCACCTGCCGGACCTGCCGCGGGACGCCGCCGCGGTGATCCTCGACGGCCTGGAATCCCCCGACGACCTGGACCGCCTCCGTCGGCTGATCCGGCTCACCAGCGGCCTGCCGGTCGTGGGAGCGGTCGACCTGCTCCCCGGGGCCCGTCGCGAGATCGAGGCCGCCCCCCCCGGCGCCTTCCCCCGCGAGGCGGTCGACGCCCTCGCCGCGAGCTTCCTGCGCCACGCCGACCTGAAGGCGATCGAGACGCTGGCCACCAGCCGGTCCTACCCGGAGTACGTCGAACGGCCGGGCCGCCGCCGTCCCGTCGGCTCGTCGGGGTTCCGCGTGGCCTACGCCCGCGACGCGGCCTTCGGCTGCTACTTCCCCGACACCTTCGAGGCCCTCGCGGCCCTGGGGGCGCAGCTCGTCGAGTTCTCGCCGCTCAACGACGGGGCCCTGCCCGACGGCGTGGACCTCGTGATGATCGGCTGCGGCCTGGCGGACGTCTACGCGGGCCAGCTGGCGTCGAACGTCAGCATGCTGGCGTCGCTGCGGCAGCACGTCTGCCGGGGCCAGCGGATCTACACCGAGGGGGGCGGCTCCGCCTACCTCGGCCGGTCGATCATCGTCGACGGCGAGCGGATCCCCGGCGCGGGCATCCTGCCGGTCGAGGCCGAACGCGCGGCCGTCCCCAGGCCCCCCGAGCCGGTCGTCCGGACGCTCTCCCGCGACAGCTGGCTCGGACCCCGGGGCAGCAAGGTCCGGGGATACCGCAGCGGCCGCTGGAACCTGAAGTTCAGTCCCACCCCGTTCGAGTGCCCGTCCTGCTACGGCCGGCTCTCGGGCGACGGCGACTTCTACTTCCGCCACCACGCCGTGGGGAGCTTCGTGCACCTGCACCTGGCGGCGCTCCCCGAGGTCGTCTCGGCCTTCGCCGGGCCGCACCACCCGTCGCTCCGCCGGCCGACGACGATCGCCCTGCCCGACGAGACCCGGGAAGACGAGGCCGGCCCCGACGCCTGA
- the uvrB gene encoding excinuclease ABC subunit UvrB, with protein MSAYQLVSPYQPAGDQPQAIEKLVQGLREGKGAQTLLGVTGSGKTFTMANVIAQYGRPALVMSHNKTLAAQLYAEFKEFFPHNAVRYFVSYYDYYQPEAYIPQRDIYIEKDASINEEIERLRLASTSALVSRPDVVVVASVSCIYGLGSPDDYRKMMVRLKLGDVVDRDELLLKFVDIQYDRNDVSFERGKFRVRGDVVELWPAYEEFGHRIELFGDEVERMATIDPLTGNVIGTHDDLYIYPAKHFVLPEERIQGAVDSIGKELEERLQQLKEQGKLLEAQRLSARTRYDMEMLLEVGYCSGIENYSRHLSGRKPGETPNTLLDFFPPDSLFFLDESHVTLPQIRGMFAGDHSRKLTLVDHGFRLPSALDNRPLRIDEWEAKPARRMFVSATPADYEVAASGGEVVEQVIRPTGLIDPIVRVEPARGQVPALLEEARKRAAKGERVLITTLTKRLAEDLTRYLKEQGLRCKWLHSELDAIERMTILRELREGAFDALVGVNLLREGLDLPEVSMVCILDADKEGFLRSETSLIQTIGRSARHVNAEVVLYADKITPSMQRAMDETERRRALQLAYNAEHGITPESIVKAIRKGIEEEIQARTVARQAVHRDEATDASEEYLSALEAEMLDAAEKLEFERAAALRDKIHQLRSTQSGGPARPAASPQGQSARSKAKAKARAGKKRN; from the coding sequence ATGAGCGCATACCAGCTTGTCAGCCCCTACCAGCCGGCGGGCGACCAGCCCCAGGCGATCGAGAAGCTCGTGCAGGGCCTGCGCGAGGGCAAGGGGGCCCAGACGCTTTTGGGGGTCACCGGGTCGGGCAAGACCTTCACCATGGCCAACGTCATCGCCCAGTACGGCCGGCCGGCGCTGGTGATGTCGCACAACAAGACGCTCGCCGCCCAGCTCTACGCCGAGTTCAAGGAGTTCTTCCCCCACAACGCCGTCCGCTATTTCGTCAGCTATTACGACTACTACCAGCCCGAAGCCTACATCCCCCAGCGCGACATCTACATCGAGAAGGACGCCTCGATCAACGAGGAGATCGAGCGGCTCCGGCTGGCCTCGACGAGCGCGCTGGTCAGCCGGCCCGACGTGGTGGTCGTCGCCAGCGTGTCGTGCATCTACGGCCTGGGTTCGCCCGACGACTACCGCAAGATGATGGTCCGCCTGAAGCTCGGCGACGTCGTCGACCGCGACGAGCTGCTGCTGAAGTTCGTGGACATCCAGTACGACCGCAACGACGTCTCCTTCGAGCGCGGCAAGTTTCGCGTGCGGGGCGACGTCGTCGAGCTGTGGCCGGCCTACGAGGAGTTCGGCCACCGCATCGAGCTGTTCGGCGACGAGGTCGAACGGATGGCGACGATCGACCCCCTGACCGGCAACGTCATCGGCACGCATGACGACCTGTATATCTACCCCGCCAAGCACTTCGTCCTGCCCGAGGAGCGGATCCAGGGGGCCGTCGACTCGATCGGCAAGGAGCTGGAGGAGCGGCTCCAGCAGCTCAAGGAGCAGGGCAAGCTGCTGGAGGCCCAGCGGCTCTCGGCCCGCACCCGGTACGACATGGAGATGCTGCTGGAGGTCGGCTACTGCTCGGGGATCGAGAACTACTCGCGGCACCTGTCGGGCCGGAAGCCGGGCGAGACGCCCAACACGCTGCTCGACTTCTTCCCGCCCGACAGCCTGTTCTTCCTCGACGAGTCGCACGTCACCCTGCCGCAGATCCGCGGCATGTTCGCCGGCGACCACAGCCGCAAGCTGACGCTCGTCGACCACGGCTTCCGGCTCCCCAGCGCCCTGGACAACCGCCCTCTGCGGATCGACGAGTGGGAGGCCAAGCCCGCGCGGCGGATGTTCGTCTCGGCCACGCCGGCCGACTACGAGGTCGCGGCGTCGGGCGGCGAGGTCGTCGAGCAGGTCATCCGGCCCACGGGCCTGATCGACCCGATCGTCCGCGTCGAGCCGGCCCGCGGCCAGGTCCCGGCGCTCCTGGAAGAGGCCAGGAAGCGGGCCGCGAAGGGCGAGCGGGTGCTGATCACCACGCTGACCAAGCGGCTGGCCGAGGACCTCACGCGGTACCTCAAGGAGCAGGGCCTGCGCTGCAAGTGGCTGCACTCGGAGCTGGACGCCATCGAGCGGATGACGATCCTCCGCGAGCTGCGCGAGGGGGCCTTCGACGCCCTCGTCGGCGTGAACCTGCTGCGCGAGGGGCTGGACCTGCCCGAGGTGTCGATGGTCTGCATCCTCGACGCCGACAAGGAGGGGTTCCTCCGCAGCGAGACGTCGCTGATCCAGACGATCGGCCGCTCGGCCCGCCACGTCAACGCCGAGGTCGTCCTCTACGCCGACAAGATCACCCCCTCGATGCAGCGGGCGATGGACGAGACCGAGCGGCGGCGGGCGCTCCAGCTCGCCTACAACGCCGAGCACGGCATCACGCCCGAGTCGATCGTCAAGGCGATCCGCAAGGGCATCGAGGAGGAGATCCAGGCCCGCACCGTCGCCCGCCAGGCCGTCCACCGCGACGAGGCGACCGACGCCAGCGAGGAGTACCTCTCGGCGCTGGAGGCCGAGATGCTCGACGCCGCCGAGAAGCTGGAGTTCGAACGCGCCGCCGCCCTCCGCGACAAGATCCACCAGCTCCGCTCGACCCAGTCCGGCGGCCCCGCCCGCCCCGCCGCCAGCCCCCAGGGCCAGAGCGCCCGCTCCAAGGCGAAGGCCAAGGCCCGCGCCGGCAAGAAGCGGAATTGA
- a CDS encoding ferritin-like domain-containing protein, whose product MSDAPSAEAKLTRAQLIDLLNEDLAREYQAIIAYVNYSQVLKGAQYMAIASELELHAAEELDHALRIAKQIDYLGGMPTVVPKEVKTSEKAEDMLRFDLDNENETIRNYRRRVRQCEALGEYAMAEEIRSILVQEQEHQMDLATALGIDVPDVSEPSERA is encoded by the coding sequence ATGTCCGACGCACCCTCGGCCGAGGCCAAGCTGACGCGCGCCCAGCTCATCGACCTGCTCAACGAGGACCTGGCGCGCGAGTACCAGGCGATCATCGCCTACGTCAACTACTCGCAGGTGCTCAAGGGCGCCCAGTACATGGCGATCGCCAGCGAGCTGGAGCTGCACGCCGCGGAGGAGCTCGATCACGCCCTGCGGATCGCCAAGCAGATCGACTACCTGGGCGGCATGCCGACCGTGGTCCCCAAGGAGGTCAAGACCTCCGAGAAGGCCGAGGACATGCTCCGGTTCGACCTCGACAACGAGAACGAGACGATCCGCAACTACCGCCGCCGCGTCCGCCAGTGCGAGGCCCTCGGCGAGTACGCCATGGCCGAGGAGATCCGCTCCATCCTGGTCCAGGAGCAGGAGCATCAGATGGACCTCGCCACCGCGCTGGGCATCGACGTCCCGGACGTCAGCGAGCCGAGCGAACGCGCCTGA
- the nadC gene encoding carboxylating nicotinate-nucleotide diphosphorylase — translation MANPDPGFGEPERRNAEALIRMALAEDLGDRGDLTTTAVIPPQARGSARLVARAPGVLAGLPIVAMLVEAFGVEGWRPRKADGDRLSAGDVVAEIEGDFRAILTLERTALDFVQRLAGVATLTSRYVAEVAGTAARVLDTRKTTPGWRILEKYAVRCGGGFNHRIGLYDAVLIKDNHLAWLKAEGGADPIPRAVAAARAAAPEGTVVEVEVDTLDQFDAALACRPDIVLVDNLGPDALGEAVRRRDARAPGVRLESSGGVTLATIGALARTGVDRISVGALTHSAIALDVAFDFAVAP, via the coding sequence ATGGCGAACCCAGACCCCGGCTTCGGCGAGCCCGAGAGGCGCAACGCCGAGGCCCTGATCCGCATGGCCCTGGCCGAGGACCTCGGCGACCGCGGCGACCTCACCACGACGGCCGTCATCCCCCCCCAAGCCCGCGGGTCGGCCCGGCTGGTGGCGCGGGCGCCGGGAGTGCTCGCCGGCCTGCCGATCGTCGCCATGCTCGTCGAGGCGTTCGGGGTCGAAGGCTGGCGGCCCCGCAAGGCCGACGGCGACCGCCTGAGCGCCGGCGACGTCGTCGCCGAGATCGAGGGCGACTTCCGCGCGATCCTGACCCTGGAGCGCACCGCCCTGGATTTCGTCCAGCGGCTGGCCGGGGTCGCCACCCTGACCTCGCGCTACGTCGCCGAGGTCGCGGGGACCGCCGCCCGGGTCCTCGACACCCGGAAGACGACCCCCGGCTGGCGGATCCTGGAGAAGTACGCCGTCCGCTGCGGCGGCGGCTTCAACCACCGCATCGGCCTGTACGACGCCGTCCTGATCAAGGACAACCACCTGGCCTGGCTCAAGGCCGAAGGCGGCGCCGACCCGATCCCCCGCGCCGTCGCCGCGGCCCGCGCCGCCGCTCCCGAGGGGACGGTCGTCGAGGTCGAGGTCGACACGCTCGACCAGTTCGACGCGGCCCTGGCCTGCCGGCCCGACATCGTGCTCGTCGACAACCTGGGGCCGGACGCGCTGGGGGAGGCCGTCCGCCGCCGCGACGCGCGGGCGCCGGGCGTGCGGCTGGAATCCTCGGGGGGCGTGACGCTGGCGACGATCGGGGCGCTGGCCCGGACGGGCGTCGACCGGATCAGCGTCGGGGCCCTGACGCACTCGGCGATCGCCCTCGACGTGGCCTTCGACTTCGCCGTCGCCCCATGA
- a CDS encoding sugar ABC transporter substrate-binding protein — protein MTRLGFAGTGLRRGVGLIAAALVTAVAGCESPVPPDVAARIRPAGAAPKKGLKSLELVPAPKAPYELEVARAAARIQAGLETVLVRTAETPADAPAGRQAELVREAIRRDPPAVIIEVPGQPDAELARAAGEARAKGILVVALGRPLGESAGGPGREIVVAPKPFGESAARIVQVAARNAVTGKTDPKAGAVILVHEPSDPLVGDRVAALKEALQAAGVGEVGEVRFSGEAKDVEPGLHEYLAAHPKATLVLATDAAGVAGAQTSIKPDRPYVVAGYSDDESACKALTNAGEYAAIGVYVADRLFRKGVNVAAHVLRGDTVADRVEIDTPILASPLQSGLPRGPVEPLGPGKGRLATPAE, from the coding sequence ATGACGCGCCTCGGATTTGCTGGGACGGGTCTTCGTCGTGGGGTCGGGCTGATCGCGGCGGCCCTGGTGACGGCCGTCGCGGGCTGCGAGAGTCCGGTGCCGCCGGACGTCGCGGCGCGGATCCGGCCGGCGGGCGCCGCGCCGAAGAAGGGGCTCAAGAGCCTTGAGCTGGTGCCGGCCCCGAAGGCCCCCTACGAGCTGGAGGTCGCGAGGGCGGCGGCGCGGATCCAGGCGGGGCTCGAGACGGTCCTGGTCCGGACGGCGGAAACGCCGGCCGACGCCCCGGCCGGTCGCCAGGCGGAACTTGTCCGCGAGGCGATCCGCCGCGACCCGCCGGCCGTCATCATCGAGGTCCCGGGCCAGCCCGACGCCGAGCTGGCCCGCGCCGCGGGCGAGGCCCGGGCGAAGGGGATCCTGGTCGTCGCCCTGGGCCGGCCGCTGGGCGAGTCGGCCGGCGGCCCCGGCCGCGAGATCGTCGTCGCGCCCAAGCCGTTCGGCGAGTCGGCCGCGCGGATCGTGCAGGTGGCCGCGCGCAACGCCGTCACCGGCAAGACCGACCCCAAGGCGGGGGCCGTGATCCTCGTCCACGAGCCGTCCGACCCCCTGGTCGGCGACCGCGTCGCCGCCCTCAAGGAGGCGCTCCAGGCGGCCGGGGTCGGCGAGGTCGGCGAGGTCCGATTCTCGGGCGAGGCCAAGGACGTCGAGCCCGGCCTTCATGAATACCTGGCCGCCCACCCCAAGGCGACCCTCGTGCTGGCGACCGACGCCGCGGGCGTCGCCGGCGCCCAGACGAGCATCAAGCCCGATCGCCCCTACGTCGTCGCCGGCTACAGCGACGACGAGTCCGCCTGCAAGGCGCTGACCAACGCGGGCGAGTACGCCGCGATCGGCGTCTACGTCGCCGACCGCCTGTTCCGCAAGGGGGTCAACGTCGCGGCGCACGTCCTCCGCGGCGACACGGTCGCGGACCGGGTCGAGATCGACACGCCCATCCTCGCCTCTCCCCTCCAGTCGGGCCTGCCCCGGGGGCCCGTCGAGCCGCTCGGCCCCGGCAAGGGGAGATTGGCGACGCCCGCCGAATGA
- a CDS encoding biotin--[acetyl-CoA-carboxylase] ligase, with amino-acid sequence MTAGPSTTWADPAPPALNIPLLERIRGAAGFVPLAELPGDPRATAADLDALAAFGFGLDRREDGAVAYRGPARRLCPDQIEHELGTARIGRRLAVWSRVGSTNDAAARGASTAANDGLVVMAEEQTSGRGRRGRSFHAPERSSLLMSVLLFPPASLAPMGKDSASGVAWLTVVGAVAVAETVAERSGREARIKWPNDVRVDGRKICGVLVERAIRPADADGPETAVVVGIGLNVNVAADAFPPELREKATSLRILSGRDFDRSDLARDLIRRLDRWYDASLREGPSALSLAWRDHCEHLGRPVRVATATGVLAGRLVDVDLEQGLTLEPGPADDPARLPGLVRIPLDAVAALEPGA; translated from the coding sequence ATGACCGCCGGGCCGTCGACCACCTGGGCCGACCCCGCCCCGCCGGCCCTGAACATCCCGCTGCTGGAGCGGATCCGGGGCGCGGCGGGCTTCGTGCCGCTCGCCGAACTTCCCGGCGACCCCCGGGCGACGGCCGCCGACCTCGACGCGCTGGCGGCCTTCGGCTTCGGGCTCGACCGCCGCGAGGACGGGGCCGTCGCCTATCGGGGGCCGGCGCGACGGCTCTGCCCGGACCAGATCGAGCACGAGTTGGGCACGGCGCGGATCGGCCGCCGGCTGGCCGTGTGGAGCCGCGTCGGCAGCACCAACGACGCCGCCGCGCGGGGGGCTTCGACGGCGGCCAACGACGGCCTGGTCGTGATGGCCGAGGAGCAGACCTCGGGCCGCGGCCGCCGGGGCCGGTCGTTCCACGCGCCCGAGCGGTCGAGCCTGCTGATGTCGGTCCTGCTCTTCCCGCCCGCGAGCCTCGCCCCGATGGGGAAGGACTCGGCCTCGGGCGTCGCCTGGCTGACCGTCGTGGGGGCGGTCGCCGTCGCCGAGACGGTCGCCGAACGCTCCGGCCGCGAGGCCCGCATCAAGTGGCCCAACGACGTCCGCGTCGACGGCCGCAAGATCTGCGGCGTGCTGGTCGAACGCGCGATCCGCCCGGCCGACGCCGACGGCCCGGAGACGGCGGTCGTCGTGGGGATCGGCCTGAACGTGAACGTCGCCGCCGATGCGTTCCCCCCCGAGCTGCGCGAGAAGGCGACCTCGCTGCGGATCCTGTCCGGCCGCGATTTCGACCGCTCGGACCTGGCCCGCGACCTGATCCGCCGCCTCGACCGCTGGTACGACGCCAGCCTCCGCGAGGGCCCGTCGGCCCTGTCCCTGGCCTGGCGCGACCACTGCGAGCACCTGGGCCGCCCCGTCCGCGTCGCGACCGCCACGGGTGTCCTCGCCGGCCGCCTGGTCGACGTCGACCTCGAACAGGGCCTGACCCTCGAACCCGGCCCCGCCGACGACCCCGCCCGCCTCCCCGGCCTGGTCCGCATCCCCCTCGACGCCGTCGCGGCCCTCGAACCCGGAGCCTGA